A segment of the Cotesia glomerata isolate CgM1 linkage group LG2, MPM_Cglom_v2.3, whole genome shotgun sequence genome:
AAATTCAGCTGGAACAAGTTCAAGTTACTTCGCCTAGCCCGTTATCATCCAAAGAGACTCGTGAGTCGCCACCCAGCAAAATTCGACCGCAGATAAAGCTTCACATAAATTACACCAGTGTCGGCGAGGTGAGAAcctatttattatattttatatttttattttatggacATTTTTTACCAGCAATTTTGCGGTTTTTTCAGtctttcattaaatatttatttatttttctttgttgGCATTTTCAGGCCTtgaaggaatttttaaattagactagtctttttaaatgattgatgatttttttttattttaaaaatagttgggatgaatgaaaaatttttcagagttggaaattaaaaatttaattcaacaaaagtaattatatacactaagaaaaaagaaaattttcgttcagaaaaaaatttcttggctcaagaatcgtttaaaataaattttagttttttgacaaaagaatattaatatctattatgataataaaatattggcattaattttgatagattCACAAACGAATaggttcacttgaattaaataaaaaataattcgattaattcaatcaattcatgagacaagaaaattttctcaagagtagtacttttttttctcagcgtatattttttttagtaacttcTCAAGAGGAATgtattggaaaaaatatactttacacaataaagaaatttttaaaaaataaccagagattaaaaaaaaaaaaataaatgacatgtaattaaaaagaaaataatcaaTCTAACTTAATAAATCACTTCTCTTTACCCGCGAACAGTAATAATACTATTTTCTCGTAAAAGCAATACGGAAGTAATTTAATGATTACTCTCCAGAAACGTAACAATTAAATGTCATAATCTATTTTGTTCGCTGTTAAATCTATAAAgtctattaattaaaagcgTTTTACTTTCTTATCTCAGTAGTATTGTTTTCTTCtcataattaattctaaaaattttacttttttctctTCTTGATAATCAAAAATCTAGAAACCCTTTTCTtcttacattattattatttttaatgtataatGTACTTTATATGTTATTGTACGCAGAGATCCCTACGGTCAGAGTTTAAAATTCCTCGGAAGCTAATTCGAGATAGAATCAAATGTCACGAAATTTTTCAGTAGCCATAAACCGTCTGGTTCGCCCccgtttaaaaaataaaagaataaaataaaactaaaagatATCTTTACGAGGTACAAGATAAGTACATACGATCGTGTATGAAATAAATCTCATTGTCATTGTCTTTCTTCCTTGTTGTCCCGTGAAATAGTATTACACGTGAGAGTGGAGTGTATTATTGCAGTATGCACAAAGGAGGCCATGTTGTGGTACGAATCAATGCAACAAATACATGCATACATCCACCTCGACGTCGACATTTACAtctacatatatacataaatatataaacatgtATGGAGAAAGTTCtctcttctcttctcttcactcggaatttttttttattcatcaatACAATCTTGTATTTATTGCTCCCATGATTCTCATGAGAGTTGCGCCAAATCctactttataataaaaactttgTCTTGAGCGTACTTGATGTGCACTTCTGCAtactttctttatttttaaaatccatGACATTTGTACTTGTcgtgattaattattaaacccACCATCTATCTGCCTACCCtactaatataaatatataaatatattttctactTTTATCTAGTTAATCATCATCAAAGCTATAAGTTAATAGAATGAAACCCACAAAGCAAACATCATCAAGAATAAATTGAAGCTATTAAACAAAATCTTCTATTAatactaatattaataattatcattatcattagtttacttttatttttttactcccGATACCGCAAGCTAAAATTTTCTACCTATGCGTGACtggatattttatttgttcgtGTCAATTCGTATTGGATGCTGATGAACACACGATACCCTATACATCTATATCTTATCTTGTATTCATCCATACGTTAATGTTTGcgtatataatatgtataaagaGAGTAGGACCCAGTTTCACCAGTTGAGGGCTTAGGAGAATGTACGGCTAACTGCTTCGGAACTCGTTAAAAACAAACTGCATGAGCTCAGGTTGACCTCGAAAGTAAGAACGATCACTTTACTAGATCAGTAACCGAGATGAAACTTACAGGAGATTTTAAGTTTtagattcaaatttaaatatttatttttatattaatttattccattaaaaaggtccaaaatttatttctgatCAACTggattcgttttttttttaattatagttgATACGAATGTTTCtgtgatttatttaaattttaccaaaaaatttataaacattattatttttaatttcaatttatgttttgaaaagtaatttaaaaatttagtaattatttacaagtggggttaACCTCATTTTTGGCAataactaggtgaaaaattaacattttcaaaatttttattttttgaatttgctTATTTTTACGGcgaatttatgataaaaaatatcgctaaaggaaaaaataaagatttcgatagctaatttacttttaaaaagaGTAATAATAAGCctttaaaaagaataataataataataataatagttggaaaaaattttggctcatgtttttggataaaatttctattttatctttttttgatatattttttttgaaaagtacataaaaaaacgaacaatttaaaaaaaattgatcaatttgattaaaaaaaaaaaaatttaacacggGTATGGGGATCCcacttgttaataattatcaacaatttttaatacagaaattgaattaagaatattattattattattattatttattaattaagtttataatgacattaaagttaacagtcactagagaattttttaattttttttaacagaaaaatttgttccaaaaaattatttttaaaaaattgcatttttaattttttaaaatttctacatgtcaattttttttatatatttttttgccataattcattaaaaaaaaaaaaaaattctaaaaattatcaaatatctgctaaatttatcatcataagtttataattagaatttaaaaattattatttcttcacaatttaataattatttttctatattaatttctttagatcaagataaaaagttaaaggaagtaataacataattttttgatgatgATAAAGTAATGAATGgtgaagaaatttaaaagccaatatttatttatgaagatgattgattaaaaaaaggtaaaatagTTGTAGGTGAATGTACTTGCCCAAGAGTCATTAACGCTCAGTGGTGGCCTTAATGACCCTAGAGCCCAGAGAAGCCTTTATATTCTTTGTTCTATCTTTATATCCACTTCCGTATTTTATATACTAGTAAAACAGATAAACAAAACagagtaatagtaatagtattTCCTTAATTTATCTTGTATGTATGTACGATTTGATCTTCAATGATTAACTACTCGTAATCATAaagattaaaagttaatttgtcGTAATTTAATGTTGAATTGTTTAGGGCATAAATAacacaatataataattaatggagTATAAAaaggttatttaaaaaaaattaaattattttaaaccgAAAGTTTCGCACCATTAACGAAACAAATGTTAAACGCTCAAGtcaattttatattctaataaaaaactattattaCGCCGTCAAAGAACGCTACTTTGATACTTTACGCTAGAAATTAccataaaaaaagtttaatagaagaggataaaataaaaaaaataaataaatgatgaaataaagaaaaaaagtaactaATGACAGGACGGTTATAAGTTTTAGTTTCACGACCACATTGATGATACAgctaaagaaatattttctatGTCACCGAGTTTGTAAGACCGAAACGGTCTCGGTTAACTGACTTCCTCGTATCCACCCACTTGATTTTTACTATTCAACCATCAAACAGTTTtgattttctaattttcttaCCCAGTAGCTCggaatgtttttttccgtcaacttattttatttccgTAATAATTCTTCCTATTTAAATCAACACTTTAACAACTAATGCATTAACTTGTTTTTCCGGTTATTTGAATCGTTTATAATTTTCcggcaaatttaaaattagccGCTTACACGCAAAATAGATGGCATCAGTTGGCTAAACACAAACGGGGATTCcctcaaatatttattttaaatatttacatacaAAAGATCTCACTTGCATAGTTATGGGTTATAATTCTAAACATTTCAATAGGTAATAGGTTtcattaaattgaaataaaataaattacttaacaAAACAAACACCATTTGTTACAgttcataaataattcataaaagcGTATCTCTGAATCACAAAGACCTTTGAAATTTTCTAggttaatacaaatttaacaaaggttattttatgatttgttgaatataacaaaataagataagttaaaatataaatagctGCTATTAAATTACTGTAGGGATGGATTATTAGTATCAGGTGAAGGTAACAACAACAGAAGCTGCTCTGTAAATTACACGTTAAGCCCTTGTTTCTTGACTTTTACGTATTGTTAACAAAaaacgtaaaataaaaatattaaaaataaaatctgaaGAGCTAAGTTGAAGAAGAATAAGAAGAAGAAGCAGCAGCAGCTTGGTAGTTTGTAGAATTGGAATTTCTCAGTACAAGTCACGATTTTTGTCTGTTACGCTTAATGATTGCGGTAGGAAGAGTTGCTTGTATGCGGTTTATCCACAGCCGTTCACTGTGTTGTTTCACAAACATCATTATCAAGAATATTACTTGTACACGATGTCTGTACAGCTTATGGCACGCTTAACTCTTTaccattattatcattatggtcattattattttagcagCATCTCTGACAAATCTGATATACCGTCATTTACTGTTCACATTAAATCAGACCCattcattattaatcattattcaTCTTTACCATAACAtctttcataaattataatactttttgctacattttttttgtcagttgatttttatttttactgttgTTGCAGACTGGAGTACGATTGCCAGAAGGTGCAAGCGCAGCGCTGGCCAAGCCGacaaaatatcattattaccCACATAATCAGCATATGTATTTATTACCAGAATGCGCTGTTCAACAAGTGTGTAATGCAGTTTATGTTAGATTGAATTTTACTCAACCATTATGTGCTTGTCCAGGCAGATATCGGGATCCTTGTAGTGCATCGCTTGATGCCGATGATCAGCATACTACGGAACTGGTTACTGATCCACATACCAGGGTAAATTCcagttatttttcttttataatttttattcattaccACTACCTTTATCtttatcatattttatttCCTATACTATCAGtcgattgaatttaaatatagatataattCTTTGAcgataaataatactaatctAGTATGCTCCCAATTCTATACACTTAActgttttttatataatattaatctttgttatagtttataattatttaccaTATATGTTATTAGGCATTGACATTAGTTAAGACATGTGAACCAGTTGCTGAAATGCGAGAATGTAGAATGCCGAGAGACTGGTCATTACTTGCGTTACAAAATGTAAGAACTGGAAAATCGCATTACCTAGTTATCTGCAAATGCCCAGAAACAAATATCCTAGgtatgcttttttttttttttttttttttcattattttattttattttattcctttTATACCTAGTACTTGTATTCTTCAAcagcaattatttaaaactgataataacaattatatacTATTGTTTTATAGAGGGTCCTATGAGTCACGATCAACCTACATACGCTAGTGTTCCGGGTATCAGCGTCTTCGGAATGATGTGCGTTCAAGGAGCCAGAAAAGGACGCCCGTTACGACAGACACGTAATCTTCTCGGTATAATTATCATatacttattcttattacgaatatttaattttaaaaatttaaatctgtTATATTAGATAGAGAGACGGTAACGATTATCTTACGTTCTACAACGCTCAACAGAGAACGTAATATATTATTGTACCGTTTGCCTATGTTTATAGGTATGATTCCTATCAACATGGGAATGATTCCCATGTTATTAGGGATTATCTTACTATATGTTGATACTTCCTTActcattttaatgatttttgatCTTCTATCACTAGTATGTTATATCGTAATTGTTCATATACATTTCTctctatcatttttttttatcaaacattCAATTGACCTTAAGCCTTGCGGGGTTACTTTACAACTTCCTATttctcttttaatttttttttaaggagatccacgcaaagtagttaaatttttaaaactttggttaaaattttggtacttattcaattaatgaaatcgttagtttaaaaaatgaatatattaattCTAATCTTTGAAACCTttagatcaagaaaattttttatttttattccaagtagcatattttttaattgaaaaaaaaaaagtgccacTACACGGAAAAcagtaaactgtaaaatttactcggattccggttaatttttatagtttcaaacagtacagcggacatcagggtggcaaaaatataaatattacaaaacttaatgtagaaagtgtaaaagccacaatttataattcaatatcgaaaataagtaataagtagctgtcactatagtgaatttaattttttatcttaaaaaattacagtttcaaacagtaaaaattgtcatttcaatatatagtcgataCTATGAGAAAAAagggggaactcagatgaggAGAAGGAGGTCTTACTCTGGAAAAATTTAACGTTTGcgacattaaaaattctatttttaaaatatacattttacagTCCAAGCcagtcaataattatagtttaatttttagcgttgcgtttaaaatttaccattttgcTTAGttaatattgacgttgcttgtattagaaatttagtaattttattttatattttttacatatcatgctatcattttttaggtacgaaatgataaatatcaaagtcaaaattcttaattattatactataacattttcgacattcacatagcgaatattactgtttgaaatagtattttcttccatgtaaagaataaattgtagcgtttaaatgataaatatattataaagtgaatagtaaaatcacgcttttactgtttgaaatggtaatttttagcagttgatcattagttattataaatcgactattatttattacagattacttttttccgtgtaatagGGGTTAAAGGTGCCACTAGTGGGGCCTTTTATCTtacgtagcctaataattaataaaaaaattaaaaaacagtaggtttccggtatatttaatgaaataattaggtttcaaaattgtaatttttacatgtaggtAAATAGAGATTCCACTagccgtgtatttggttaagaatttaatgcaattaacgattttaaaaaaattttattttcattgaaattgattgataaaataataagctttcgattaaaataataaaaaaagtagctttccgaacggactacggagatattttatatttttatgaaaaatcactcggaacttCCGTTCTTTAAaatcttgtatttgacttggcaacaccgcttgcgcagttacacgaagcataagtaaccgcggatttttaaatgctagaagatcttagtcattttagttaaacagtaaacataaataaattttaaagttagggaactcttgcggtgttgtcaagtgtatgCCGATAATTCAtagtgctatattttttattagtcaattaaatgttactaattatttaatgagtaaatttttcggaaattttctcaaaaatgttattaattaatttaaaaattaattttaagatgcataacaaaagtatttatacgtattatttttttatgggcATTTTTTACACTAGGAGGGTACTTTGATCTccttaaattaaacaataattttttttttcaggtatTGACACAATTGAAgacgattttgaaaattataaatcgacATTCCCATGGCACAGAGTACCAGAATTACTAAAATCAGCAAATTGGAATTAACAatcgtgatttttttaaaatacgtaTACGAATTTATCgcaattgataattataataatataaattaataattttatttattattccgctatcatcaatttttttttttgtgtcattttcactattttttaatcGCTATATAtcataacaatttttagaCGCGCCAATACTCCAGTATAACAAGTATATTTATAagttatcataattatttttgtgtaaataaattatgacgaTTAGTTATTAACTATTCGTTAAGAATTATTCGATTAAATTCGGTagctaatttataaaattttataataaatattcattaaaatgaatttatactttaaataaagtgataaaataaaaactatccAACTggtttgacatttttataggGTGAATAGTCATTAAATGTCCTTATATTTATTGAgtgttaataatataattataaaactcACCAAGAACATCAGAGTTGACTAGAACGCTGCATGAGTACATCGGTGTCATTAGTCGAGGTCGTCGCATGCTGAGTCCACGACGACAGGAATCTTTGAATGCAGATATTAATTTACCACTCACATCACTTTGACTTTGACTAGTACGTTCGCTGCAactaatgattattattatttaaattattatccataaatatttttgcgtCAGCCCTttgaaatgaataattacttaagaaaaaataaataatatataccTTCCTGTATCTTCATTATCTTTCTTGATATTTTGATTGCTACCAGGTCCACTAAAAAAagcattgtttttttttcattattaattatattatttacagttgtataattaaaaattcataaataaaaaactggaaaaattaatagttaccTTTCagtttcttttacaattttttcccATTTTTTGACGATAAAACAGACGCCTCGCATTGGTTCTTCACACAGAGGACCAGCAATTGTTGCTAATTGAAATCCATTAATAATACTATTGTCAtacctgaaaataaaaattatctatattattaagaaaataagcataactttgtggccagtgtatttatatgataaaatgggtttttactaacacaccaatagtcaatttatgatgataagtatttaggctgcattcgaaaatgctctatctctaggtacataattaagaaatgaccttgtatctcgtgaactattgacatttttaaagatataagctcaccccgacattacactcatcgagaccttttatttgagtacccacatcaatttttcatatattttatatatatgtatatatgaaaaatatatcaagatgcatgtgggtacttaaatgaaagctcttgatgagtgtaacatcgggatgagcttatatctttgaaaatatcaatagttaagaaagtacagtgcaatttaacataattaagaaatgcccttgtatcttgtgaactattgacatttttaaagatataagctcatcccgatgttacacttatcaagacctttcatttgagtacccacatcaatttttcatatattttatatatttatatatatgtatatatgaaaaatatataaaaatgcatgtgggtactcaaatgaaagctcttgatgagtgtaacattgagatgagcttatatctttaaaaatgtcaatagttaagaaagtacagtgcagtttaacaaatatcttgtgaactattgacatttttaaagatataagctcatcccgatgttacacttatcaagacctttcatttgagtacccacatcaatttttcatatattttatatatttatatatatgtatatatgaaaaatatataaaaatgcatgtgggtactcaaatgaaagctcttgatgagtgtaacatcggaatgagcttatatctttaaaaacgtcaatatttaaaaaagtacagtgcaatttaacaaaagtcattatttaataaagcaaaattttattcatttatagttcacataGTTACTGCAAAATTGCTAGtttcttttaaattcaatagaataatgtaagtaaaaataaaataaataaaaacttacgAAGCCCGAAAATCagtagaatatttattttgtctcATCCAAAAGGGTTGTCGTTTATAATCGGTAGCATTTATGAGTAAATTAGGCCCACACTTTTTGGGGCCAAACGACCAAATATTTTCAAGACTTcccaaattattttcttcaagtCCTTGCTCAAGTTCCTTCTTAAAAACATTAACCTTCGAAATACTGATAGGAGAAGTATCATCCAGAGTTAAATGATTCAAAGTATCAGCAAGGTGTTCAGATTTTCCCATTCGCTCCCAATGTAAATCAAGCTGCTTGATCAAATTGGAGTTGTTATCCAAGAGTTTAGTCACACTCTCCGACAGCGGCTTAACGtcaatttcaataatataCTTATCACTTCCCATCGAGTGCTCGAAAAAAATAGGTTCATCCTTAGCTTTGTTCTCGATAGTTTCGTTTACCATATCGACGATCGGTGGTGGCACCACAGTCTCACGGAATGGAATAATCGGCTCCGATACAGTGATATCAACCTTCGCGTATCTCTGTTTGAGATCATCTAGACAGCGCTCCAAATGTACTTCACCGGCAGTATTAAGGACATACTCTCCAGTCTCCTGAATATGAACTTCAGCACAGCAGTCAGCTTGGTTCAACAATTTTAGACCGTCGATAAATTTCTGCAGGTCGAACGATCGCTTGGGATAGAGCGCGACTCTCAAGATCGGGACTGTCAGTGAAGTAAGCTCAGTAAACGAAGGACACATTATTGTCGACGATAACGTCGCTGTTTTTAGTACATGCTCTTCCAGACCGCCGATTCCCACGACATTGCCAGCCGTCACTTCATCGATGCTCTGCAGATCACGACCCATCAGCATATAGAGCTTGGTCACCGTGACTTTGGTTACATGCCATCCAGATTTAAGTTCTTTCAATGATTCACCCGGCTCTATACTCTCaccattattttttctgtcaaTAACAATCTCTGGATTATGCTTCGGCCCGAGTACAAACAACTCACTGCCTATTTTAATTACACCTGAGTACACACGAGCAAATCCAATAAGAATTTCAGGATCAGCATcatcttctttttcttcttcttcacaATTAGAATCTATTCCTACTTTCTTTGTTTCATTAACCTTTTGTTCAGtttctttatcatttttctCCAAGTTTTCGTCACGATTATCCAATTGTTGATCACGCTTCTCTTGATTGTGTGTCTCTTCACGTTTCTTCAGCTCCAATTTCTCTTTATTTCTTCTCACAATATCGCGCCTCTTAGCCAGTTCTTCAGCAGTCGGTGgtttgattttaaaatccgagaacatttttttctcaacaGAAAACATTTtcgaaacaaaaataataaccgGTGCTTCTGGCGAAGAGCTGCACTCTAAAAAAGCTTTCTCTAACTGCCGAGTCTCTTCAGGTAGAgctttaaattctttattacCACTCATCAGTCGCTGAATTTTCTCCCTTGGCAACTGATGAGGCGCCGGTACATTATTACAAACCATATTAATACACGCTTGTGAAAGCGGCAGCCACTGAGAAGCTAAAGATTTAAGTAGTTCCTTAAaatcttttgtttttttatcgcGCTCCGAAAATTTAACATCATACTTTCCCATCATTTCAATCAATTTCTCCCTATCTTTTTTAATAAGCGTAAGTTCATAAAATTCCCAGAGTACATTCAGAACCATCGAAACAAACAGCggtgtttgtttatttttctgcgcgttttttttaatcctttCATTCTGCTCATCATACCAATAATCCCCCCACAATATCTTCATCATTTTATCCACGCTGTAATTATGagttttattgataattttcgcAAAATCTTCAATACAGAATCCCCAACAGTCAATAGCACTTGCAAATACAACATTACCGCGCTCGGGAGAGAAATACAAATTAGAATCATCGGTTTGTTCAAGTACCGACTGATATTCAGTTACTGGCCGCCGCATTGAATTATTTTCCAAGGTATTATCATTACTTACGTCATTGGATTCAGCTTTTTCTTCACGTTCCATAATATCACTAGCAAACAACTCACCCATAACTGCATTTACCTGCTCCAATACTTGTGTAAGGTGGATATACGCATCCTGAGGGGTCAGTTTCCGCTCAGTTATCAAACGATCCATTTTGTTTAGCACCAGGATCGGTTTTAATCCCTCGATGTACGTCATTGACAAGGCACTTCGCGTCTGTGGACATACTCCTTCAATAACATCGACGATTACAATTGCTCCGTCGCACAAACGTACTGCTGTTGATACTTCTGAGGAAAAATCAACGTGACCTGGAGAatctataatatttaataaatattcattattattgtaactATGATAGAGCGCTATTGAACTAGACTTCATTGTTATTCCACGTTGTTGCTCATCATCACGGCTGTCCATGTAACGCAGCTTGCCTGCAAGCTTTTGAGATATAATATTGTTGCTTGATACCAATGAATCAGCCAGTGTTGTCTTCCCATGGTCCACATGAGCTAGGATACATATATTTCTTATTGACTCTGGTTTCTTCTGAAGCTCTATCAGCTTGTCACTATCTACGGCCACCATTTtagcaattaattaattaattaaatatcttgggaatttaaaagaaaatatacaattttaattaaactatcTAGGTGTTAAATAACAAATCAACTAAGAGAaacgtaaaaattaatcaaaaaatttattattttctgaagattttttttggaaattaaaacgGGTACTATTTTACTCTTAAAAGTTTCCACTGTAAATAATGTTCTCTGTATTGTTGAATGATGTGATTTTTTGAGAGGTTAACAGACATTTCACATTGACACAGCATTccgatttatttaatagaatattctagttgatttttttgcaACTAGAATACGCGTTTTTTGTAAGCTAGTgacgtttttttatgtttgtttagttatttaatcaaaaattcgaaattttttggagAAGTTAGATGTGTAAACACACTGAACTTTTGTTAGGTTACttgtaatatattttcacCACATGTTTCAATCAAGTCGTTGATAAAGAGTTTTTTTACTATCGATTATAAGTAATGCAATTGTTGACTTGCTCCACTCTCGctatataaatttactttatttactcAGTGAGCaagtgttaaaattaattagatgaaaattaatttagcagatacttaataattttaagaatttttgtaacaaataaattatatcaaaaaaataaatagaaaaaaaaattgatgacattaaagttagctgtcatgacaattttttaattttatttaacaaaaagatttgttccaaaaagttatttttaaaaaattgctttttttatttttttaaatttctaaatgtcaatttttttttcttattttcgtTTGCCGTAATTTATttggtataaaatttttaaaattattaaattaaatatgtgctacattaattatcataaaaaattatgaaaattaagttagccgacatctaaaaatttttagaatttttttttcattgaaaaaattattataaaaaaataaaaaaaaaaaatttaatttgtaaaaaacttaaaaaacagtaattgtaatttttaaaaaatattt
Coding sequences within it:
- the LOC123260132 gene encoding elongation factor-like GTPase 1 isoform X1, encoding MVAVDSDKLIELQKKPESIRNICILAHVDHGKTTLADSLVSSNNIISQKLAGKLRYMDSRDDEQQRGITMKSSSIALYHSYNNNEYLLNIIDSPGHVDFSSEVSTAVRLCDGAIVIVDVIEGVCPQTRSALSMTYIEGLKPILVLNKMDRLITERKLTPQDAYIHLTQVLEQVNAVMGELFASDIMEREEKAESNDVSNDNTLENNSMRRPVTEYQSVLEQTDDSNLYFSPERGNVVFASAIDCWGFCIEDFAKIINKTHNYSVDKMMKILWGDYWYDEQNERIKKNAQKNKQTPLFVSMVLNVLWEFYELTLIKKDREKLIEMMGKYDVKFSERDKKTKDFKELLKSLASQWLPLSQACINMVCNNVPAPHQLPREKIQRLMSGNKEFKALPEETRQLEKAFLECSSSPEAPVIIFVSKMFSVEKKMFSDFKIKPPTAEELAKRRDIVRRNKEKLELKKREETHNQEKRDQQLDNRDENLEKNDKETEQKVNETKKVGIDSNCEEEEKEDDADPEILIGFARVYSGVIKIGSELFVLGPKHNPEIVIDRKNNGESIEPGESLKELKSGWHVTKVTVTKLYMLMGRDLQSIDEVTAGNVVGIGGLEEHVLKTATLSSTIMCPSFTELTSLTVPILRVALYPKRSFDLQKFIDGLKLLNQADCCAEVHIQETGEYVLNTAGEVHLERCLDDLKQRYAKVDITVSEPIIPFRETVVPPPIVDMVNETIENKAKDEPIFFEHSMGSDKYIIEIDVKPLSESVTKLLDNNSNLIKQLDLHWERMGKSEHLADTLNHLTLDDTSPISISKVNVFKKELEQGLEENNLGSLENIWSFGPKKCGPNLLINATDYKRQPFWMRQNKYSTDFRASYDNSIINGFQLATIAGPLCEEPMRGVCFIVKKWEKIVKETESGPGSNQNIKKDNEDTGSCSERTSQSQSDVSGKLISAFKDSCRRGLSMRRPRLMTPMYSCSVLVNSDVLGKLYAVFGRRHGRVIAADNALGFGGQFQVEAILPVPESFHLARELRTQTSGLATPQLVFSHWEVIEQDPFWVPSTEEEYLHFGEKGDSVNRAKKYIDAVRHRKGLPVDSQLVTHAEKQRTLSKKK
- the LOC123260132 gene encoding elongation factor-like GTPase 1 isoform X2; this translates as MVAVDSDKLIELQKKPESIRNICILAHVDHGKTTLADSLVSSNNIISQKLAGKLRYMDSRDDEQQRGITMKSSSIALYHSYNNNEYLLNIIDSPGHVDFSSEVSTAVRLCDGAIVIVDVIEGVCPQTRSALSMTYIEGLKPILVLNKMDRLITERKLTPQDAYIHLTQVLEQVNAVMGELFASDIMEREEKAESNDVSNDNTLENNSMRRPVTEYQSVLEQTDDSNLYFSPERGNVVFASAIDCWGFCIEDFAKIINKTHNYSVDKMMKILWGDYWYDEQNERIKKNAQKNKQTPLFVSMVLNVLWEFYELTLIKKDREKLIEMMGKYDVKFSERDKKTKDFKELLKSLASQWLPLSQACINMVCNNVPAPHQLPREKIQRLMSGNKEFKALPEETRQLEKAFLECSSSPEAPVIIFVSKMFSVEKKMFSDFKIKPPTAEELAKRRDIVRRNKEKLELKKREETHNQEKRDQQLDNRDENLEKNDKETEQKVNETKKVGIDSNCEEEEKEDDADPEILIGFARVYSGVIKIGSELFVLGPKHNPEIVIDRKNNGESIEPGESLKELKSGWHVTKVTVTKLYMLMGRDLQSIDEVTAGNVVGIGGLEEHVLKTATLSSTIMCPSFTELTSLTVPILRVALYPKRSFDLQKFIDGLKLLNQADCCAEVHIQETGEYVLNTAGEVHLERCLDDLKQRYAKVDITVSEPIIPFRETVVPPPIVDMVNETIENKAKDEPIFFEHSMGSDKYIIEIDVKPLSESVTKLLDNNSNLIKQLDLHWERMGKSEHLADTLNHLTLDDTSPISISKVNVFKKELEQGLEENNLGSLENIWSFGPKKCGPNLLINATDYKRQPFWMRQNKYSTDFRASYDNSIINGFQLATIAGPLCEEPMRGVCFIVKKWEKIVKETESCSERTSQSQSDVSGKLISAFKDSCRRGLSMRRPRLMTPMYSCSVLVNSDVLGKLYAVFGRRHGRVIAADNALGFGGQFQVEAILPVPESFHLARELRTQTSGLATPQLVFSHWEVIEQDPFWVPSTEEEYLHFGEKGDSVNRAKKYIDAVRHRKGLPVDSQLVTHAEKQRTLSKKK